A single region of the Candidatus Hadarchaeales archaeon genome encodes:
- a CDS encoding JAB domain-containing protein, with product MWVVLSGVRISSPHDIFALVKGDFSNDSEKVELVMLDSMCNVLAKEIVSEGSENSAPLHPRQVLAVALRYPTVFIVLVHNHPKGCVEPSEEDIEVTRKIAKAGKMVGVYLLDHLIIGNGKFFSFLQQGLISPSIR from the coding sequence TTGTGGGTTGTTTTGTCAGGTGTTCGGATATCATCGCCGCATGACATATTTGCTCTCGTAAAAGGAGATTTCTCGAATGATAGCGAAAAGGTGGAGCTTGTAATGCTAGATTCGATGTGCAACGTTCTCGCAAAGGAAATTGTTTCCGAGGGAAGCGAGAACTCGGCTCCCCTCCATCCCCGTCAAGTGCTTGCCGTGGCTCTTCGATATCCGACGGTTTTCATTGTTCTTGTTCATAACCATCCGAAAGGTTGTGTGGAACCCAGCGAGGAGGATATAGAGGTAACGAGGAAAATTGCAAAGGCTGGAAAAATGGTTGGCGTTTACCTACTCGATCACCTGATAATTGGGAATGGGAAATTCTTTAGTTTCCTTCAGCAAGGTCTAATTTCTCCTTCAATTAGATAA
- a CDS encoding class I SAM-dependent DNA methyltransferase — translation MAKRIDRWLENRRILLMKTFGTREFTRREATDVLKEKFGDDEKAVAAVLSELKHAGYLEMRPDPTDARKTIYCLKEVKILKPETEELTRDELESLLKRAADLIRTRVDYKFILILLFLKRISDKWEMEFKQVYEQLLRNGLSEEEAEEEAKSSIYHEFDLPEKFLWENLRKDVARLPERLAECLKTLAERNPELKDVVDRGDFLQFARSSENAEILRQLVELFSSRKLHHVSPDVLGDAYEWVLRYFAPEKAKEGEIYTPREVIKLLVEILNPKSGESVYDPACGSGGMLILSFKNVEEKEGREATRKLSLYGQEANREIFALCKMNMYIHDIRDVNIEWGDTLLYPKFIEGNRPKTFDVVMANPPWNQDGYHEEVLKKGEFWGERFVYGFPPKQSADWAWIQHMLASADGKNGRVGVVIDNGCLFRGGKERAIRERVLRDDLLECVILLPEKLFYNTGAPGAILIFRKHKPAERKGKILFINASQEYEKHPEVRKLNRLGEANIRKIAEAYRNFKDVEGFARVVSLGEVRENDYNLNVTLYVFPEEKVEEIDVAKEWEELRKIEKEITEVEEKIQGYLREVGG, via the coding sequence TTGGCAAAAAGAATCGACAGATGGCTAGAAAATAGGCGAATTTTGCTCATGAAAACTTTTGGGACTAGAGAATTTACCCGTAGAGAAGCTACAGATGTCCTAAAAGAAAAATTTGGTGATGATGAGAAAGCAGTTGCTGCAGTTCTCTCGGAGTTAAAGCATGCTGGTTATCTCGAGATGAGACCGGATCCTACTGACGCCAGGAAAACGATATACTGCCTAAAAGAAGTCAAGATTCTCAAGCCTGAAACAGAGGAGCTGACAAGGGATGAGCTAGAATCGCTCCTAAAAAGAGCCGCGGATCTCATACGAACTCGTGTTGATTACAAGTTCATTCTCATTCTGCTCTTTCTCAAGAGAATAAGTGATAAGTGGGAGATGGAGTTTAAACAGGTTTACGAGCAGCTTCTCCGGAATGGACTTTCGGAGGAAGAAGCCGAGGAGGAAGCTAAGAGCAGCATCTACCACGAGTTTGATTTGCCTGAGAAGTTCCTTTGGGAAAACCTTCGCAAAGATGTGGCTAGACTCCCGGAGAGACTCGCTGAATGTCTCAAAACCCTCGCCGAACGCAACCCGGAGTTGAAGGATGTGGTGGATAGGGGAGATTTTCTCCAGTTTGCGAGAAGTTCGGAAAATGCGGAGATTTTGAGGCAGCTTGTTGAACTCTTCAGTTCTCGCAAGCTCCACCACGTTTCTCCCGATGTGCTCGGAGACGCGTATGAATGGGTTTTGAGGTACTTTGCTCCGGAAAAGGCGAAAGAGGGAGAAATCTACACACCAAGGGAGGTCATAAAACTGCTCGTTGAGATTTTGAATCCGAAATCTGGAGAATCTGTTTATGATCCAGCGTGCGGATCGGGTGGAATGCTCATTTTGTCGTTCAAGAATGTGGAGGAAAAGGAGGGGAGGGAGGCAACCCGAAAGCTCTCCTTGTACGGACAGGAGGCAAACCGGGAGATTTTCGCTCTCTGCAAAATGAATATGTACATCCACGATATTAGGGATGTCAACATTGAGTGGGGTGATACGCTTCTCTATCCAAAGTTCATTGAGGGGAACAGGCCAAAGACTTTCGACGTTGTGATGGCGAATCCACCTTGGAATCAGGATGGTTATCACGAGGAGGTTCTGAAGAAGGGAGAGTTCTGGGGAGAGAGGTTTGTCTACGGTTTCCCGCCCAAACAGTCTGCGGACTGGGCATGGATTCAGCATATGCTGGCTTCCGCCGACGGGAAAAACGGAAGGGTTGGGGTTGTTATAGACAACGGTTGTCTGTTCAGGGGAGGGAAGGAGCGGGCAATAAGGGAGAGGGTGCTGAGAGATGACCTGCTGGAGTGCGTGATCCTTCTGCCGGAGAAGCTCTTTTATAACACCGGAGCCCCGGGAGCCATTCTGATTTTCCGTAAACATAAGCCAGCCGAGAGGAAGGGGAAGATCCTGTTCATTAACGCGAGCCAGGAGTATGAGAAGCATCCAGAGGTGAGGAAGCTGAACAGGCTTGGGGAGGCAAACATAAGGAAGATCGCTGAGGCCTACAGGAACTTCAAGGATGTTGAGGGTTTCGCCAGAGTGGTTTCGCTGGGGGAGGTGAGGGAGAACGATTACAATCTAAACGTCACGCTGTACGTCTTTCCGGAGGAGAAGGTCGAGGAGATAGACGTGGCGAAGGAGTGGGAGGAACTCCGCAAGATTGAGAAGGAAATTACAGAGGTTGAGGAGAAGATTCAGGGATATTTGAGGGAGGTTGGAGGTTAA
- a CDS encoding restriction endonuclease subunit S, whose product MKTGYKQTPIGSIPKEWEVVRLGDISKVSSGNTAPQDKKYFENGKYPFIRVQHLSTLLENKYPIICDFVNDLAVEELKLKKFKKGSIIFPKSGESIRLEKRAILREDSYVVNHLVVVEVFSNNVDTNFLYYYLSSLRTSSYLSKTTMPSLNLSVIKSFLIPLPPLPEQRKIAEILSTVDQAIQKVDEAIARTERLKRGLMQRLLTRGIGHREFKDTEIGRIPRKWEVVRLGDKKITEELFYGITAKAVDKDTGVKMLRTTDIKEYSVDWEKLPFCEITERRGNLTRYLLKKGDLIVARAGTVGVSILVDRDFDNVIFGSYLIKVKLKPSIHPKFVHYFFQSSLYWKHLQKAQGSTLKNVNLPLLKSLKIPLPPLPEQRKIAEIFSIVDKKLELERKRKEKLERIKRGLMNDLLTGKKRVKI is encoded by the coding sequence TTGAAAACCGGTTACAAACAAACGCCAATCGGTAGTATCCCGAAGGAGTGGGAGGTTGTCAGGCTTGGGGATATTTCTAAGGTATCTTCGGGGAATACAGCACCGCAAGATAAAAAATATTTTGAAAATGGGAAATATCCTTTCATAAGAGTTCAGCACCTTAGTACATTGCTAGAAAATAAATATCCTATTATTTGCGATTTTGTAAATGACTTGGCTGTTGAGGAACTCAAATTGAAAAAATTCAAGAAAGGTTCTATAATATTTCCGAAAAGCGGGGAGTCTATAAGGCTTGAAAAAAGGGCGATACTAAGAGAGGATTCCTATGTGGTAAACCACTTAGTTGTTGTCGAAGTTTTTTCAAATAACGTAGATACAAACTTTTTATATTATTATTTGTCAAGCCTCAGAACAAGTAGTTACCTTTCTAAAACTACAATGCCATCACTCAATCTTTCAGTCATTAAATCATTTTTAATCCCCCTCCCACCCCTCCCCGAGCAACGTAAGATCGCCGAGATCCTCTCAACAGTCGACCAAGCCATCCAGAAGGTGGACGAAGCCATAGCCCGGACTGAGAGGTTGAAGCGTGGGCTGATGCAGAGGCTGCTCACCCGGGGTATAGGGCACAGGGAGTTCAAGGACACGGAGATAGGGAGGATTCCGAGGAAGTGGGAGGTTGTCAGGCTTGGAGACAAAAAAATTACAGAAGAACTTTTCTACGGTATAACCGCTAAAGCTGTCGATAAGGATACTGGAGTAAAAATGTTGAGAACTACGGATATCAAAGAGTATTCTGTGGACTGGGAAAAACTTCCTTTTTGTGAAATCACTGAAAGGAGGGGTAACTTAACTAGATATCTTCTGAAGAAAGGAGACCTGATTGTAGCAAGGGCTGGAACTGTGGGCGTTTCTATTCTTGTGGATAGAGATTTTGACAACGTGATTTTCGGATCATATCTGATAAAAGTGAAGCTAAAACCAAGCATACATCCAAAATTTGTTCACTATTTCTTCCAATCCTCACTTTATTGGAAACACCTGCAAAAGGCTCAAGGAAGTACTTTAAAAAACGTAAACCTGCCTTTGTTAAAATCTCTCAAGATCCCCCTCCCACCCCTCCCCGAGCAGCGCAAGATCGCCGAGATCTTCTCAATCGTCGACAAAAAGCTCGAACTCGAAAGAAAAAGGAAGGAAAAACTCGAGCGGATCAAGAGGGGTCTGATGAACGATTTGCTCACCGGGAAAAAGAGGGTGAAGATATGA
- a CDS encoding HsdR family type I site-specific deoxyribonuclease produces MPIFTEKSTVESYIIEKLKEKGWKHVPGEELEREDYSEPLLVRHLLEAIHRINPHLTLTKKDLDRILLELRSLPSTFDGSKRLLKFLKEGIPIELEKTGELRYVSLLDYENPKEKNEFIVSDQVPFHGPKERCRLDIVLYVNGIPLVAIECKNPTDPTRDWETAYKQIKSYEKAVPELFKYVQFSIAAAATTRYFPNVLGAEDVKIYFPKGKDTPESLDRTLDLLLNPDALLDLVANFIFAREEHGKFTKVLPYYYQYEGANQIYQRVLNNLSEKEKKEKGLIWHWQGSGKTLTMIYAARKLYLCPLLENPTIFFVVDREELEEQLFKEFSFLDLGIPSPEVISSIEHLRQILTYDEGRGKRGMFITLIHKFGEKLADLVFEDKDMKNISNRRNVIVLIDEGHRTQYGEYAGRMRGILKKAFFFAFTGTPFSTKKRDTFAAFAYPEEGELYLHKYFVRESIEDGFTLPIVFQTRMEKEVGLEKELLEEFLEQELEEITEESLRLALEGKISRRLTQIVVFFENPERIEKIASDIATHFKENVDGKFKGMVVAASRKACIYYKEALDRLLGPEYSEIVMTFNPRTDPEPIKSYYEKLRQKYHGKEIEEIWDEIIEKFKEREYPKILIVTDKLLTGFDAPILQVMYLDKPLKEHRLLQAIARTNRPFKELKPAGLIIDYVGILKEFEKAVAIYEKQDIQYVGFKPEEKIDELRKLISDAEETLEGVDKTKTDFETLKAAAKLLFHYPEKQRKFSQTYKQARNLYEFLLPFGLDKKTVERFKWLAAVYNFHRQWVEQEKSEEMEENFRKFYPRVVERVHKAIQIEMKEEFPSLTLDKEYLERLGRLGLEDQVYNMVFGLNKYIRVDRPFSPIYEPIAKRVEKLVERWRNKKISVEEAYNEAVSILQETRKTEERIKTLGFSEPEYFILKVLEKELGESEDLVQEVRSLWRKWEKTGKIFPGWTRKMSILKELVRDIRMFMVKKGIPLKRREELCEEIINGLKATS; encoded by the coding sequence ATGCCAATCTTTACCGAAAAATCCACTGTTGAAAGCTACATCATAGAAAAGCTGAAGGAAAAAGGCTGGAAGCATGTTCCCGGAGAAGAATTAGAGCGAGAAGACTACTCCGAACCGCTTTTGGTGAGGCATCTTCTTGAAGCAATCCACAGAATAAACCCCCACCTAACCCTGACAAAAAAGGATCTGGACAGAATTCTGCTAGAACTCAGGAGCCTTCCATCCACATTTGATGGTTCCAAGCGACTGCTCAAGTTCCTAAAAGAAGGAATCCCAATAGAACTGGAAAAAACAGGAGAACTCAGATATGTCTCTCTGCTCGATTACGAAAACCCAAAGGAGAAAAACGAGTTCATCGTAAGCGACCAAGTACCTTTCCACGGGCCTAAAGAAAGATGTAGACTTGACATAGTCCTCTACGTAAACGGAATCCCGCTTGTAGCAATAGAGTGCAAAAACCCGACCGACCCGACCAGAGACTGGGAAACTGCCTATAAACAGATAAAATCTTACGAAAAGGCTGTCCCAGAACTCTTCAAGTATGTCCAGTTCAGCATAGCCGCCGCCGCGACCACCAGATATTTCCCGAACGTCTTAGGAGCCGAGGATGTCAAAATCTACTTCCCTAAAGGGAAAGATACTCCCGAGTCCCTGGATCGAACACTTGACCTCCTCCTAAATCCAGACGCTCTCCTCGATCTTGTTGCAAACTTCATTTTCGCGAGGGAAGAGCATGGAAAGTTCACAAAAGTTTTGCCCTACTACTACCAGTACGAAGGCGCCAACCAAATCTACCAAAGAGTCCTTAACAACCTGTCTGAGAAGGAAAAAAAAGAGAAGGGGTTGATCTGGCATTGGCAGGGTTCCGGAAAAACCCTCACGATGATTTACGCCGCCCGTAAACTTTACCTTTGCCCCCTGCTTGAAAACCCCACCATCTTCTTCGTCGTCGACAGAGAGGAGCTTGAGGAGCAACTGTTTAAAGAATTTTCTTTCTTAGACCTCGGCATACCCTCACCTGAGGTCATTTCTTCGATCGAGCACCTCCGTCAGATTCTGACCTATGACGAGGGAAGAGGAAAGAGGGGGATGTTCATCACTCTCATTCACAAGTTCGGCGAAAAGCTTGCCGATCTCGTTTTTGAGGACAAGGACATGAAAAACATTTCAAACAGGAGAAACGTCATCGTTTTAATAGACGAGGGACATCGGACGCAGTACGGAGAGTATGCCGGCCGTATGCGAGGCATACTCAAGAAAGCTTTCTTCTTCGCTTTCACGGGAACTCCTTTCTCCACGAAAAAGAGAGATACCTTCGCCGCTTTTGCTTATCCCGAGGAGGGCGAACTCTATCTTCACAAATATTTTGTCCGAGAATCAATTGAAGACGGTTTTACCCTCCCCATTGTTTTCCAGACTAGGATGGAAAAAGAGGTCGGCCTAGAAAAAGAACTACTGGAAGAGTTTTTGGAGCAAGAGCTGGAGGAAATCACCGAAGAATCCCTCCGCCTCGCCCTAGAAGGAAAAATCAGCAGACGATTGACCCAGATCGTTGTATTCTTTGAGAATCCAGAAAGAATAGAAAAGATTGCCAGCGATATCGCCACTCATTTCAAGGAAAACGTGGACGGAAAGTTCAAAGGCATGGTTGTGGCGGCTTCAAGAAAAGCGTGCATCTATTATAAGGAGGCTCTCGATCGGCTGCTGGGACCGGAATACTCCGAGATTGTTATGACGTTCAATCCTCGCACGGACCCCGAACCGATCAAATCCTATTACGAAAAGTTGAGGCAGAAATATCATGGCAAGGAGATTGAGGAAATCTGGGATGAGATAATCGAGAAGTTCAAAGAAAGGGAATATCCGAAAATTTTAATCGTCACGGACAAACTTCTGACAGGTTTTGATGCTCCAATTCTCCAAGTGATGTATCTAGACAAGCCGCTGAAGGAACATAGGCTTCTTCAAGCAATAGCAAGAACCAATCGTCCATTCAAAGAACTAAAACCAGCGGGTCTCATCATAGACTATGTCGGAATTCTCAAAGAATTCGAAAAAGCCGTGGCCATTTACGAAAAGCAGGATATTCAGTACGTAGGCTTCAAGCCGGAAGAAAAGATAGATGAGCTTCGAAAGCTTATCAGCGATGCGGAGGAGACCCTTGAGGGTGTGGATAAAACAAAAACCGATTTTGAAACTCTTAAAGCCGCAGCAAAACTGCTCTTTCATTATCCAGAAAAGCAGAGAAAATTCTCCCAAACGTACAAACAGGCTAGAAATCTTTACGAGTTTCTTCTCCCCTTCGGGCTGGACAAGAAGACTGTGGAGAGATTCAAATGGCTGGCCGCAGTCTACAACTTTCATCGCCAATGGGTGGAGCAGGAGAAGTCAGAGGAAATGGAAGAAAACTTTAGAAAATTCTATCCAAGAGTTGTTGAGCGCGTTCACAAGGCCATCCAAATAGAAATGAAAGAAGAGTTTCCAAGTTTAACGCTTGATAAAGAATATCTTGAACGGTTGGGCAGATTGGGTTTAGAAGACCAAGTTTATAACATGGTTTTCGGTCTAAACAAATATATCCGCGTAGACCGTCCGTTCAGTCCTATTTATGAACCAATCGCCAAACGCGTGGAAAAACTAGTTGAAAGGTGGCGAAACAAAAAGATTTCGGTCGAGGAGGCTTATAACGAAGCAGTTTCCATTTTGCAGGAAACGAGAAAAACCGAGGAGAGAATAAAAACGCTCGGATTCTCAGAGCCAGAATACTTCATTCTCAAAGTTCTTGAAAAGGAACTGGGAGAATCTGAGGATCTAGTCCAAGAAGTCCGGAGTCTCTGGAGAAAATGGGAGAAGACTGGAAAAATATTCCCAGGATGGACTCGAAAAATGAGTATCCTAAAGGAACTCGTGCGAGATATAAGAATGTTCATGGTAAAGAAAGGTATCCCACTTAAAAGGAGGGAAGAGCTCTGTGAGGAGATCATCAACGGACTCAAGGCCACTTCATAA
- a CDS encoding SprT family zinc-dependent metalloprotease codes for MRRSSTDSRPLHKVLRIEGESIPYTVEWRKVKYPRLELKTGKLKIILPKGVKDETPILERNLQWILKRHEEIKRAKENIANSLSGNGILIFGSFYKVEPGIPLVIFLNGIQKKFDLMKERDQVKLRNFLKKILREELRKLVNHYSSKFGLRFGRIYIRNQKTKWASCSSSGNLSFNFRLVHVPYDILKYVVCHEVLHLAEKGHSKKFWEKIREEFPNYKEMEKKLFEYWFFTMDSQFPDIRFIGKRKTSRNLE; via the coding sequence GTGAGGAGATCATCAACGGACTCAAGGCCACTTCATAAAGTGCTGAGGATAGAAGGAGAAAGCATACCTTATACTGTCGAATGGAGGAAAGTGAAATATCCGCGTTTGGAACTGAAAACCGGGAAGCTAAAGATAATTCTTCCAAAAGGAGTAAAGGACGAAACACCCATTCTGGAAAGAAATCTCCAGTGGATACTTAAAAGGCATGAAGAAATCAAGAGGGCAAAGGAGAACATAGCAAACTCCTTGAGCGGAAATGGGATTCTCATCTTCGGCTCTTTCTATAAAGTCGAGCCGGGCATACCCCTCGTCATTTTCCTGAACGGGATACAGAAAAAGTTCGACCTGATGAAAGAAAGAGACCAGGTTAAACTAAGAAACTTTCTAAAAAAGATTCTGAGAGAGGAGCTGAGGAAGTTAGTGAACCACTATTCATCAAAATTTGGTCTGAGATTCGGAAGAATATACATAAGAAACCAGAAAACAAAATGGGCAAGTTGTTCCTCCTCGGGTAACCTGAGCTTTAACTTCCGGCTTGTTCACGTACCATATGATATTTTAAAGTATGTTGTCTGTCATGAGGTTCTTCACCTAGCTGAAAAAGGTCATTCGAAAAAATTCTGGGAAAAAATCAGAGAGGAGTTTCCAAACTACAAAGAGATGGAGAAAAAACTTTTCGAATACTGGTTTTTCACGATGGATTCCCAATTTCCAGATATTCGTTTTATTGGAAAGCGAAAAACCTCAAGAAATTTGGAATGA
- a CDS encoding metal-dependent transcriptional regulator, which yields MRKRLSQSEEEYLEAIYRETRTGKDAKISKLASSLKVKSPSVVQMINRLSRRGLTSKTKEGVRLTKKGEASAAKIVRRHRLAERLLSDILGCDLPSVHEKACELEHVIDDELAEKLEKVLGAPSCPHGAPIPDREGKTPDIGTIPLSEVGEGKKAIIFRIPEDRLAVQRLLSLCILPGAEVEVQRKSPGGSVIIKVGKTNVALSGDLSRNIEVASPAVWRRFRHRWRWGIRKP from the coding sequence ATGAGAAAACGTCTCTCACAGTCCGAGGAAGAATATCTAGAGGCGATTTACAGAGAAACTCGCACAGGCAAGGATGCAAAAATCTCCAAGCTGGCTTCATCGCTCAAGGTAAAATCCCCAAGCGTAGTCCAGATGATAAACAGACTTTCCAGACGCGGCCTGACCAGCAAAACGAAAGAAGGAGTCCGACTTACAAAAAAGGGAGAAGCCTCCGCGGCGAAGATAGTTAGGAGACATAGACTGGCAGAACGACTTTTGAGCGACATTCTCGGCTGCGATCTTCCAAGCGTCCACGAGAAAGCCTGCGAGCTCGAGCACGTGATCGACGACGAACTCGCAGAAAAACTGGAGAAGGTCCTTGGAGCCCCCTCATGCCCTCACGGCGCCCCCATCCCCGACAGAGAAGGGAAGACGCCCGACATAGGCACCATCCCCCTCAGCGAGGTGGGTGAGGGGAAAAAAGCCATCATCTTCAGGATTCCAGAAGACAGATTGGCCGTTCAAAGGCTTCTATCCCTTTGCATTTTGCCCGGAGCCGAGGTAGAGGTGCAGAGGAAATCCCCAGGAGGTTCCGTGATCATAAAAGTTGGTAAAACAAACGTCGCCCTGAGCGGAGATCTCTCGAGAAATATAGAAGTCGCAAGTCCAGCCGTCTGGAGGAGGTTCAGACACAGATGGCGCTGGGGGATAAGAAAACCCTGA
- the feoB gene encoding ferrous iron transport protein B: protein MALGDKKTLKIALVGTPNVGKSVFFHQIAGADVIVSNYPGTTVEIHEAKVKRNDFEISLFDLPGIYSLGALSEDEIVARKAILEQRPDVVIDILDASNLERSLYLTLQLLELNIPLVIALNMVDLAESQGLHPNPDKLSKILGSPVIPTVATRGKNISKVFDVAITIAQKSTKPEWKPKLSGDLEGAVGKLSRVIKRKFREIPYNLPPETIALRILEGDAHIIETIAEIEGSEDVLEEAERLVKKIENIRKEPLAITIARERHSLAAMIAKNITEIKKPRKSKLERLDSILTSPKTGLPIAAMVFVLVLLTLIYFGGLIEDILTNGWENHISPSLTSAFSHMGKLGEALNIGLNWGIQGILAVIIPYILPFFIIMGILEDVGYLPRIAFLLDSLMHKIGLHGRAVIPLFGGFGCNVPAIMATRTLLSKRERVIASILITMIPCSARTAVILGLVGNYLGVLYALTIYAIILFLIFLVGFLLNRWIPGKTPGMIMEVPPLRAPAWKPILANTWIRMKHFLFLAMPLLLVSSFIIGLMQVGGILDAIVPVFSPLTTGLLGLPAITIIPLLYGFLRKEGGLVLLVTVAGTSNLLEFMTPLQLYVYVLVLSIYIPCVATVAVIRRELGWKIALSTAFGTFMLAVAVGGLVFHFNPLRL from the coding sequence ATGGCGCTGGGGGATAAGAAAACCCTGAAGATAGCCCTGGTTGGAACACCAAACGTAGGTAAGAGCGTTTTCTTCCACCAAATCGCCGGCGCGGACGTGATCGTCTCAAACTACCCTGGGACAACGGTGGAAATTCACGAAGCAAAGGTGAAAAGAAACGACTTTGAAATATCGCTCTTTGACCTGCCAGGAATATACTCACTTGGTGCACTCTCAGAGGACGAGATCGTTGCCAGAAAGGCCATACTTGAACAGCGCCCCGACGTCGTAATCGATATCCTCGACGCTTCCAATCTAGAAAGAAGTCTCTATCTCACGCTCCAACTGCTTGAGCTAAACATCCCCCTCGTAATCGCTTTGAACATGGTCGACCTAGCCGAATCGCAGGGTCTTCATCCCAACCCAGATAAACTTTCCAAAATTCTCGGCAGCCCAGTGATTCCAACGGTTGCGACTCGCGGAAAAAACATTTCTAAAGTCTTCGATGTCGCCATCACAATCGCTCAAAAAAGCACCAAACCAGAATGGAAGCCCAAGCTTTCAGGAGACCTCGAGGGCGCAGTCGGCAAACTTTCCCGCGTGATAAAACGTAAATTCCGAGAAATCCCATACAATCTTCCGCCAGAAACCATTGCTCTCCGAATTCTTGAAGGAGATGCCCACATCATAGAGACGATCGCCGAAATCGAAGGAAGCGAGGATGTCCTAGAAGAAGCGGAAAGACTCGTGAAAAAAATAGAAAACATCCGCAAGGAGCCGCTTGCCATCACCATCGCCCGCGAAAGACACAGCCTCGCCGCCATGATCGCAAAAAACATCACCGAAATAAAAAAGCCGAGGAAATCCAAGCTAGAAAGATTAGATTCAATTCTGACATCTCCAAAGACCGGGTTACCAATAGCTGCAATGGTTTTCGTTCTCGTGCTTCTAACTCTCATATACTTCGGCGGTTTGATCGAGGACATTCTCACAAATGGATGGGAAAATCACATTTCCCCATCTCTCACTTCAGCCTTCTCTCATATGGGCAAGCTAGGCGAGGCTCTGAACATAGGACTCAACTGGGGAATCCAAGGAATCCTCGCAGTCATCATACCATACATTCTTCCATTCTTCATCATTATGGGAATTCTCGAGGACGTCGGCTATCTTCCAAGAATCGCCTTTCTTCTCGATTCCCTTATGCACAAGATAGGACTTCACGGAAGAGCTGTGATTCCCCTCTTCGGCGGTTTCGGCTGCAACGTTCCGGCCATCATGGCGACGAGAACCCTCCTTTCCAAGCGTGAAAGAGTTATCGCAAGTATTCTTATCACAATGATCCCCTGCTCAGCCAGAACAGCGGTCATCCTCGGTTTGGTCGGAAACTATCTTGGCGTTCTCTACGCTCTAACAATATACGCCATAATCCTTTTCCTCATCTTTCTGGTGGGATTTCTCCTCAATCGCTGGATTCCCGGAAAAACCCCAGGAATGATCATGGAGGTTCCGCCACTCCGTGCCCCAGCTTGGAAACCCATCCTTGCAAACACGTGGATAAGAATGAAACACTTCCTATTTCTCGCCATGCCTCTTCTCCTCGTTTCAAGCTTCATCATCGGGCTCATGCAAGTCGGAGGAATTCTCGATGCCATAGTGCCGGTTTTCTCTCCTCTCACCACAGGTCTTCTCGGACTCCCAGCCATTACAATCATTCCCCTCCTCTACGGTTTCCTAAGAAAGGAAGGCGGTCTTGTTCTCTTGGTGACCGTTGCCGGGACAAGCAACCTTCTGGAATTCATGACACCGTTACAGCTCTACGTCTACGTCCTCGTTCTGAGCATATACATTCCATGCGTGGCAACAGTCGCCGTCATAAGGAGAGAACTGGGCTGGAAGATTGCACTCTCAACAGCTTTTGGCACATTCATGCTCGCCGTAGCCGTGGGAGGTCTCGTCTTCCACTTTAATCCTCTTCGTCTATGA
- a CDS encoding sugar phosphate isomerase/epimerase produces MKIGLSTLLFPRYSLEKAVEVCAELGAEWVEIIWDFPHFAPGCEKPDLQRIGRIIRDAGLEISVHASFWDINPASIIPEVRKTAVKRIKSGIEVCAKLDGGPVVLHAGKCPIPEVEWMWRKAGEIYEKTMREVCAFAKRLNVKIAVENGSSAFGPYAVLEELPELLKKFDVGICLDIGHAYLVERKRSKSPEKKIAEKIEKLCEKIVHVHVHDNRGFKDDHLVPGEGEIDFKPIVAAFWKIDYSGALIVELFNPDEPEKIGRKGISEVRKLFRKS; encoded by the coding sequence ATGAAAATCGGATTATCCACACTCTTGTTCCCGAGGTATTCTCTGGAGAAAGCTGTGGAGGTCTGTGCTGAACTCGGAGCAGAGTGGGTGGAAATCATCTGGGATTTTCCGCACTTTGCGCCTGGATGTGAGAAACCCGACCTACAGAGAATCGGTCGAATAATTAGGGACGCCGGCTTGGAAATTTCTGTTCACGCCAGCTTTTGGGATATCAATCCGGCAAGCATTATTCCTGAGGTCAGGAAAACAGCGGTTAAAAGAATTAAGTCTGGGATTGAAGTCTGCGCAAAGCTGGACGGGGGTCCCGTTGTGCTTCACGCTGGAAAATGTCCAATCCCTGAAGTGGAGTGGATGTGGAGGAAAGCTGGAGAGATATACGAAAAGACCATGAGAGAAGTTTGTGCATTTGCAAAACGGCTAAATGTGAAGATTGCGGTTGAGAATGGAAGCTCGGCCTTTGGGCCTTACGCTGTGCTTGAGGAATTGCCTGAGCTTTTGAAAAAATTCGATGTGGGGATATGTTTGGATATTGGGCATGCATATTTGGTCGAGAGAAAAAGGTCGAAATCTCCGGAGAAAAAGATTGCTGAGAAAATCGAAAAACTTTGCGAAAAAATCGTTCACGTGCATGTCCACGATAATAGAGGGTTTAAGGACGATCATCTCGTACCGGGTGAGGGAGAAATCGATTTTAAACCTATTGTGGCTGCTTTCTGGAAAATCGATTATTCGGGAGCGTTGATAGTGGAGCTTTTTAATCCGGATGAACCTGAAAAAATAGGGAGGAAGGGAATTTCAGAGGTGAGAAAACTTTTCCGGAAATCATAG